The following is a genomic window from Myxococcales bacterium.
CGCTCCAGCGGCGGCGCTGGCGGTCACTGAAGACGCGACGCTCATGGCTTCCGACGCCGCGGCGGACGACCGATTCGGCGCTGCGGTCTCGATCTCGGGCGACACGGCCCTGATCGGAGCCTACCTCGACGACGACAACGGATCGGATTCCGGGTCGGCCTATGTGTTCCGCTTTGACGGGACAACCTGGGTTGAAGAGGCGAAGCTCACGCCTTCCGACGGCGCGGCGAGC
Proteins encoded in this region:
- a CDS encoding FG-GAP repeat protein — its product is MLSLIPAPAAALAVTEDATLMASDAAADDRFGAAVSISGDTALIGAYLDDDNGSDSGSAYVFRFDGTTWVEEAKLTPSDGAAS